The following proteins are encoded in a genomic region of Roseofilum casamattae BLCC-M143:
- a CDS encoding ABC transporter permease: MARLLGNRQWWLKANLLKSLVRRDLAARYQGSILGNLWPLLNQLSQLLIYTYVFSIVLKVKLSLQGMAANNLTFGLWLFAGILPWTAFMTGLLQSSNSVIGQPNLVKKVVFPLELLPLVPVLSAFIESSMGLIALIVLTGTITHNLHGTLWLLPLAWLPQLLLTAGLGYLVSGLTVFLRDIPQSLAVITNLWFYLTPIVYPATIIPEPWRGLVFWLNPLAAIAETYRDMILVGRMEHWGEWSTALVISLLMFGGGLWVYRRLRPAFADVI, encoded by the coding sequence ATTGCCAGATTGTTGGGAAACCGCCAATGGTGGTTGAAGGCGAATTTGCTGAAAAGCTTAGTTCGCCGAGATTTAGCAGCTCGTTACCAAGGCTCGATTTTGGGAAATCTTTGGCCGTTGCTCAATCAGTTATCTCAACTGCTGATCTATACTTATGTGTTTTCCATTGTCCTGAAGGTGAAACTCAGCCTTCAGGGAATGGCAGCGAATAATCTGACGTTTGGGTTGTGGTTATTTGCCGGAATTTTGCCGTGGACGGCGTTTATGACGGGGTTGCTCCAGTCTTCTAATTCGGTCATCGGACAGCCAAATTTGGTGAAGAAGGTAGTATTTCCTTTGGAGTTATTGCCGTTGGTTCCGGTGCTCAGCGCGTTTATTGAAAGTTCCATGGGTTTAATTGCGCTAATTGTCTTAACGGGAACGATTACGCACAATTTGCATGGTACTCTGTGGTTACTGCCTTTAGCGTGGTTGCCGCAACTGCTGCTGACAGCGGGATTGGGCTATTTGGTTTCGGGATTAACGGTGTTCTTGCGCGATATTCCGCAAAGTTTGGCAGTGATTACGAATTTGTGGTTTTATTTAACTCCGATTGTTTATCCAGCTACGATTATTCCCGAACCTTGGCGCGGTTTGGTCTTCTGGCTCAATCCTCTGGCCGCGATCGCGGAAACCTATCGCGATATGATTCTAGTCGGTCGGATGGAACATTGGGGGGAATGGTCTACTGCCCTGGTCATTTCTCTGCTAATGTTTGGAGGGGGTTTGTGGGTCTATCGCAGACTGCGCCCTGCATTTGCTGATGTAATCTAG
- a CDS encoding ABC transporter ATP-binding protein, translating to MSEIAISLSGISKSFKRYAHPVDRLKELLLPGKSRGHQFWALQDISLDIPRGQTLGIVGRNGSGKSTLLQIIAATLTPTTGDVRVNGRISALLELGSGFNPEFTGRQNVFFNGQLLGLTQPEIQEKFESIVHFADIGEFIDEPVKTYSSGMFVRLAFAVATSVEPDILVVDEALSVGDEAFQRKCFARIQEISDRGGTVLFVSHAASSVVELCDRAILMDKGEIILSNTPKFVVAKYQELIYAPADKSAILREELKQLNQQKTTESSVPSSKNGQAPQKTGDPETKPLGSLGDYYDPNLNPKNTLSYISRGAEIIDPHIETLSGRVVNHLTRRQPYIYTFKVHFSKLAQNVRFGMLVKTISGLELGGASVSPSFHKISHFEVDRIVTIRFSFECFLHPGVYFLNAGVSGMVDEEFIYLARCIDAAMFRVNPDESVCGNGTVDFKIEPKLTMETTLERAGETD from the coding sequence ATGAGTGAAATTGCGATTTCACTAAGCGGAATTTCTAAGTCATTTAAGCGATATGCTCATCCCGTCGATCGCTTGAAAGAATTATTGCTTCCTGGCAAAAGTCGGGGACATCAGTTTTGGGCCCTGCAAGATATTAGTTTGGATATTCCTCGAGGGCAAACTTTAGGTATTGTCGGACGCAATGGTTCGGGTAAAAGTACGCTACTTCAAATTATTGCGGCGACGCTAACTCCAACGACAGGAGATGTACGGGTCAATGGACGGATTTCAGCGTTGTTGGAACTCGGGAGCGGATTTAATCCGGAGTTTACCGGTCGGCAAAATGTGTTTTTTAACGGCCAGTTGTTGGGACTGACGCAACCGGAAATTCAGGAAAAGTTTGAGAGTATTGTCCATTTTGCCGATATCGGTGAATTTATTGACGAGCCGGTAAAAACTTATTCTAGTGGAATGTTCGTGCGCTTGGCGTTTGCGGTGGCAACTAGCGTAGAACCGGATATTTTGGTAGTCGATGAAGCTCTATCCGTGGGCGATGAGGCGTTTCAGCGCAAATGTTTTGCTCGAATTCAGGAAATTAGCGATCGCGGCGGGACGGTGTTATTTGTCTCTCATGCTGCTTCTTCTGTAGTGGAATTGTGCGATCGGGCAATTCTGATGGATAAAGGCGAAATTATTCTCAGCAATACTCCAAAATTCGTAGTAGCTAAATATCAGGAATTAATTTATGCACCGGCTGATAAAAGTGCGATCTTGCGCGAAGAATTAAAACAACTGAATCAACAAAAAACAACCGAATCATCAGTTCCATCCTCCAAAAATGGACAAGCTCCGCAAAAAACAGGAGACCCTGAAACAAAACCTCTCGGAAGTTTAGGAGACTACTACGATCCCAACCTGAATCCAAAGAATACTCTCTCTTATATCTCCAGAGGCGCCGAAATTATCGATCCTCATATCGAAACATTATCCGGTCGAGTCGTCAATCATTTAACCCGAAGGCAGCCTTATATTTATACCTTCAAAGTCCACTTTTCTAAGCTGGCGCAAAATGTCCGCTTTGGAATGCTCGTCAAAACAATTAGCGGGTTAGAATTAGGAGGTGCTTCCGTTAGTCCATCCTTTCATAAAATATCTCACTTTGAAGTCGATCGCATCGTCACCATTCGCTTTTCGTTTGAATGTTTTCTGCATCCAGGCGTCTATTTCCTCAATGCTGGCGTTTCCGGTATGGTCGATGAAGAATTTATCTATCTCGCGCGCTGCATTGATGCGGCTATGTTTCGCGTTAATCCCGATGAATCTGTCTGCGGAAATGGAACCGTTGACTTTAAAATTGAACCGAAATTAACGATGGAAACCACCTTAGAACGAGCAGGGGAAACAGATTAG